The proteins below are encoded in one region of Pedococcus aerophilus:
- a CDS encoding DUF6541 family protein, with translation MALGTTTWLQAAPVVLVALVLLVTPGGVAARLAGARWSTALAIGPLLSTSAIVLGGVVAGVLGTSWGAPALAAALVALLVVGGVVGLVLRSRPEPVEEGRPVVPLLVGTLLSAVVVTVSVVWATGRPTAFPQSPDTIYHLGTVRWMLDEQDVSTLHAGGFASVSGTGFYPAAFHAVVTTVAQLTGASPVVATSAVVLAVSAVVWPLGLLLLARKVVGGGWGPSLATALAAVAFSGFPYWLMGYGVLWPNLFGQALLPAALALLLAVVDGPRRARSLVLGLLSLPGLAVAHPNALIAFVLIGTVVVVLGLLSQAWRLRRSRRWAAVGTATAALLTLLALGAVWAVMTTVSVGMRESNPEGPEMTVAEGVVDVLFQAPRAVPPAWVAGSLVLVGLLVLLARRRHLWVVLAHLMVTSLYVAVVLVDSPATRLLTWPWYNNSPRLGALMVLTAALLTAVTLTELGALLARLVARRSSDPTPLSAAAGGTGPVPTPTAGPARSFAAAAAVAVTFAVATAGLGVGAHRQVIEEYFAVPAEDGWASEADLQALRTLGARVPAGEVVAANPWKGGSYLYLTSDRRMLFPTEKAWAVGDRELLGADLDRAAEDPAVCEAARRQDVGWVLTGGSSMTDSTAQERRYAGVDGVGDAAGFSLVDRAGDYALYRLDACTTG, from the coding sequence ATGGCTCTCGGCACGACCACCTGGCTCCAGGCCGCTCCTGTCGTCCTGGTCGCCCTCGTCCTGCTCGTCACCCCCGGCGGCGTGGCCGCGCGGCTGGCCGGTGCCCGCTGGAGCACGGCGCTCGCCATCGGTCCGCTGCTCTCGACGTCGGCGATCGTCCTCGGCGGTGTCGTGGCCGGCGTCCTCGGAACGTCGTGGGGTGCGCCGGCACTGGCCGCCGCTCTCGTGGCGCTGCTCGTCGTGGGTGGCGTGGTCGGGCTGGTGCTGAGGTCGCGCCCGGAGCCGGTCGAGGAGGGCCGCCCCGTCGTGCCCCTGCTCGTCGGCACGCTGCTGTCCGCCGTCGTCGTCACCGTCTCGGTCGTCTGGGCGACCGGTCGCCCGACGGCCTTCCCGCAGAGCCCCGACACCATCTACCACCTCGGCACGGTCCGCTGGATGCTCGATGAGCAGGACGTCTCGACGCTGCACGCAGGAGGGTTCGCGTCCGTCTCCGGCACCGGCTTCTACCCCGCAGCCTTCCACGCGGTCGTCACGACGGTGGCCCAGCTCACCGGTGCCTCCCCGGTCGTCGCGACCTCGGCCGTGGTGCTCGCGGTGTCGGCCGTGGTCTGGCCGCTCGGCCTGCTGCTCCTCGCCCGCAAGGTCGTCGGTGGCGGGTGGGGCCCGAGCCTCGCGACCGCCCTGGCGGCCGTCGCCTTCTCCGGCTTTCCCTACTGGTTGATGGGGTATGGCGTGCTGTGGCCCAACCTCTTCGGCCAGGCCCTGCTGCCGGCCGCCCTGGCCCTGCTCCTCGCCGTGGTCGACGGCCCACGCCGCGCCCGCTCGCTGGTCCTGGGACTCCTGTCGCTGCCGGGGCTGGCGGTCGCCCACCCGAACGCCCTCATCGCCTTCGTCCTCATCGGCACGGTGGTCGTCGTGCTGGGCCTGCTCTCCCAGGCGTGGCGGCTGCGGCGCTCGCGGCGCTGGGCGGCGGTCGGCACTGCAACGGCGGCCCTGCTCACCCTGCTCGCGCTGGGCGCGGTCTGGGCCGTCATGACGACGGTCTCGGTGGGGATGCGCGAGTCCAACCCCGAGGGCCCCGAGATGACCGTGGCCGAGGGCGTCGTCGACGTCCTGTTCCAAGCCCCGCGCGCAGTGCCCCCGGCGTGGGTGGCCGGCTCCCTGGTGCTCGTGGGTCTCCTCGTCCTGCTCGCCCGCCGCCGCCACCTCTGGGTCGTGCTCGCCCACCTCATGGTCACCAGCCTGTATGTCGCCGTCGTCCTCGTCGACTCCCCGGCGACGCGTTTGCTCACCTGGCCCTGGTACAACAACAGCCCGCGACTCGGCGCCCTCATGGTGCTCACCGCCGCCCTGCTCACCGCCGTGACGCTGACCGAGCTCGGGGCGCTGCTGGCCCGGCTCGTGGCGCGGCGCTCTTCCGACCCGACCCCGCTGAGCGCCGCTGCCGGCGGCACCGGGCCCGTCCCGACGCCGACGGCCGGTCCCGCCCGCTCGTTCGCTGCGGCCGCCGCGGTCGCGGTCACCTTCGCCGTGGCCACCGCAGGCCTTGGCGTCGGCGCCCACCGACAGGTCATCGAGGAGTACTTCGCCGTGCCGGCCGAGGATGGCTGGGCGAGTGAGGCGGACCTGCAGGCCCTGAGGACGTTGGGCGCCCGCGTCCCGGCCGGCGAGGTCGTCGCGGCTAACCCGTGGAAGGGCGGCAGCTACCTCTACCTCACCAGCGACCGCCGGATGCTCTTCCCCACCGAGAAGGCGTGGGCCGTCGGTGACCGCGAGCTCCTCGGCGCCGACCTCGACCGGGCTGCCGAGGACCCGGCGGTGTGCGAGGCCGCCCGCCGCCAGGACGTCGGCTGGGTGCTCACCGGGGGCAGCTCGATGACGGACAGCACGGCGCAGGAACGCCGCTACGCCGGGGTGGACGGGGTCGGGGACGCCGCCGGGTTCTCCCTCGTCGACCGCGCGGGCGACTACGCGCTGTACCGGCTCGACGCGTGCACCACCGGCTGA
- a CDS encoding CDP-glycerol glycerophosphotransferase family protein → MSRVAHVARTLGVQASNYLRASSVAATARDRDPLPDAPVVVFFAGGPTELYQLADWLPVLESLHASYPLVIACTRPDGARAALAATSLPVRLTRGAPDLEALVDAGARAVLYVNHLERNFRMLRFAEPVHIYLGHGESDKDSSVSNQNKAYDQVFVAGPAGRERLSRALRGFDAAARAPMVGRPQLDHVREGAPDWPRDDRVRVLYAPTWEGDRPRMAYGSVASHGASVVRALVSDGGFRVIYRPHPRAGTTSPSYRAADREVRALLEGTDHVVDAGPYGWQLTFADVCLTDPSAVAYDWLATGRPMLVTVPADARTTTPTSPLLELVPRLSADEAPDVAERLRAVLAGMPPGWDDLVAHYFGDVSPGAATRRFEAALAAALES, encoded by the coding sequence ATGAGCAGGGTGGCCCACGTGGCGCGCACGCTCGGCGTCCAGGCGTCGAACTACCTGCGGGCCTCCTCGGTGGCGGCCACCGCCCGCGACCGTGACCCGCTGCCCGACGCCCCGGTCGTGGTGTTCTTCGCCGGGGGCCCGACAGAGCTCTACCAGCTCGCCGACTGGCTGCCGGTGCTGGAGTCCCTGCACGCGTCGTACCCCTTGGTCATCGCGTGCACCCGACCCGACGGGGCCCGCGCCGCGCTGGCGGCGACGAGCCTTCCGGTCCGCCTGACGCGGGGCGCGCCGGACCTCGAGGCCCTCGTCGACGCCGGCGCCCGCGCCGTCCTCTACGTCAACCACCTCGAGCGCAACTTCCGCATGCTGCGCTTCGCCGAGCCGGTGCACATCTACCTCGGCCACGGCGAGAGCGACAAGGACTCCAGCGTCTCCAACCAGAACAAGGCCTACGACCAGGTGTTCGTCGCCGGTCCGGCCGGACGCGAGCGGCTGAGCCGGGCGCTGCGCGGGTTCGACGCCGCGGCCCGGGCTCCCATGGTGGGCCGGCCCCAGCTGGACCACGTGCGTGAGGGTGCCCCCGACTGGCCGCGCGACGACCGGGTCCGGGTGCTCTATGCCCCGACGTGGGAGGGCGACCGCCCGCGGATGGCGTACGGCTCGGTGGCCTCGCACGGTGCGTCCGTGGTCCGGGCGCTGGTGTCCGACGGCGGTTTCCGCGTCATCTACCGGCCCCACCCTCGCGCGGGCACGACGTCACCGAGCTACCGCGCCGCCGACCGCGAGGTCCGCGCGCTGCTCGAGGGCACCGACCACGTCGTCGACGCTGGGCCCTACGGCTGGCAGCTCACCTTTGCCGACGTCTGCCTCACCGACCCGTCCGCGGTGGCCTACGACTGGCTGGCCACGGGTCGTCCCATGCTCGTGACGGTGCCCGCCGACGCGCGTACGACGACCCCCACCTCACCCCTGCTCGAGCTCGTCCCGCGCCTGTCCGCGGACGAGGCGCCGGACGTCGCCGAGCGGTTGCGTGCGGTCCTCGCCGGTATGCCGCCCGGCTGGGACGACCTCGTCGCCCACTACTTCGGGGACGTCAGCCCCGGTGCCGCGACGCGACGCTTCGAGGCGGCGCTGGCGGCTGCCCTCGAGAGCTGA
- a CDS encoding glycosyltransferase, whose product MTSDAPLPPDGRDVGSFSTPHPKVSYVIPVLNDADALRPAIDAVLRQDYDGEQEVVIAVAPSHDGSREIADERARVDSRVVVVDNPDVHIPAGMNRAVAVATGEVVVRVDAHSELPEGYTRRMVDVLATTGAVNVGGVMHAQGRSPVQSSVARAYNSGLGLGGGSYHSGVETGPGESAYLGVFRRSFVDRLGWYDTTIRRGEDYELNQRILGAGGVIWFVPDVRVTYWPRESWASLVRQMYATGVWRGELVRRRTPMSYRYAAAPLLVLGLASSLAVGVAQLAGAPAVPWAVVHLAPAAYAAFLGYAAATLGGHGLVERARDAGIIATIHLTWGAGFLRGVALGAGDTVDRSRVIDGEELPPPPAGRRSAAPRRRRRAG is encoded by the coding sequence ATGACCTCCGACGCCCCCCTCCCCCCGGACGGGCGAGACGTCGGGTCGTTCAGCACACCGCACCCGAAGGTCTCCTACGTCATCCCCGTCCTCAATGACGCGGATGCCCTGCGCCCGGCCATCGACGCGGTCCTGCGGCAGGACTACGACGGGGAGCAGGAGGTCGTCATCGCGGTCGCCCCGTCGCACGACGGCTCGCGCGAGATCGCCGACGAACGCGCGCGCGTCGACTCGCGGGTGGTCGTCGTCGACAACCCCGACGTGCACATCCCCGCGGGCATGAACCGCGCCGTCGCGGTCGCCACCGGCGAGGTCGTCGTCCGGGTCGACGCGCACTCCGAGCTCCCCGAGGGCTACACCCGCCGCATGGTCGACGTGCTCGCCACGACCGGCGCGGTCAACGTCGGCGGGGTCATGCACGCGCAGGGTCGCAGCCCCGTGCAGTCGTCCGTCGCCCGCGCCTACAACAGCGGCCTCGGCCTCGGCGGCGGCTCGTACCACTCGGGCGTCGAGACCGGCCCCGGCGAGTCCGCCTACCTGGGCGTCTTCCGTCGCTCGTTCGTCGACCGCCTCGGCTGGTACGACACGACGATCCGCCGCGGCGAGGACTACGAGCTCAACCAGCGGATCCTCGGTGCCGGGGGCGTGATCTGGTTCGTCCCCGACGTGCGCGTCACCTACTGGCCGCGGGAGAGCTGGGCGTCGTTGGTGCGCCAGATGTACGCCACCGGGGTGTGGCGCGGCGAGCTCGTCCGCCGTCGGACCCCGATGTCCTACCGGTATGCCGCCGCGCCGCTGCTGGTCCTCGGCCTCGCCTCGAGCCTGGCCGTGGGGGTGGCCCAGCTCGCCGGTGCGCCCGCCGTGCCCTGGGCCGTCGTGCACCTGGCCCCGGCGGCGTATGCCGCGTTCCTCGGCTACGCCGCCGCGACCCTGGGTGGGCACGGACTGGTCGAACGCGCCCGCGACGCAGGGATCATCGCGACGATCCACCTCACGTGGGGGGCCGGGTTCCTGCGCGGGGTGGCGCTCGGCGCCGGTGACACCGTGGACCGCTCGCGCGTCATCGACGGCGAAGAGCTCCCGCCGCCACCAGCCGGTCGACGGTCCGCCGCGCCGCGCCGCCGTCGTCGAGCGGGTTGA
- a CDS encoding CDP-glycerol glycerophosphotransferase family protein yields MPTNAFARTNAAKLVALPQYLVGDLLSRVVPRRPGRWVVGSAFGVHDGARALVVEALSRADAPRVTWLARTDGEARDARALGAVALRHGSWRAFWAALRAGVVVVTHGFGDASRFGSRGAVLVNLWHGSPLKRMHLDSPAALQLPVVGGWGPARELTRRMYRRGTSRISLLPASSPEVAPRLQSAFGLADGRVQVLGEPRTDVLFAGSAEDRRLAARARLEAAVGPLGDRTVVLFAPTWRDGRADPVVPDPDERTALADWLRAHDAVLVVRPHPLGVGDYVADGDTVRLLTAAAEPELMAVLWAADVLVTDYSSAVVDFAVTGGPVVFFAPDVEDYARRHGLYEPYEVTSGGRVERSWSQVLHRLDAVLAPGSARDVARAHSAALVERHHEHRDGRSAARVVDRVLELEQGVRAAAGNAHQVLPPTARREADDELRGLVFFESFNGRNASCNPAAIDRELAARAPQVERIWSVVDETVVVPSGARAVVVGTPEHSRARDAADLLVVNDWIEDAWRPRRDQFVLQTWHGTPLKRIALGRRDLSPRAMAAVVKQSTRWSAMLAQGPAAASVLRRAYAVARPLWVEGYPRNDVVARSRSGTDPVVREELGIRTPHVVLYAPTWRDGALAAPVLLDVAAFAAGLGPDWTVLVRGHARTMAERESALGERVLDVTRYPDVSPLLATADVLVTDYSSVMFDFSASGRPMVFFVPDQEEYRTRTRGFYWDLGARAPGPLVESTEQCVEAVLGAAGAQDRWAQRYAAWRAEFNPLDDGGAARRTVDRLVAAGALRRR; encoded by the coding sequence GTGCCCACCAATGCCTTCGCCCGCACCAACGCCGCGAAGCTGGTGGCCCTGCCGCAGTACCTCGTCGGCGACCTGCTCTCCAGGGTTGTCCCTAGGAGGCCGGGCCGGTGGGTCGTGGGGAGCGCGTTCGGCGTGCACGACGGCGCCCGGGCCCTCGTGGTCGAGGCGCTGTCCCGCGCCGACGCACCCCGGGTGACCTGGCTCGCCCGCACCGACGGGGAGGCCCGGGACGCCCGTGCCCTCGGGGCGGTGGCCCTGCGGCACGGGTCGTGGCGCGCGTTCTGGGCGGCGCTGCGTGCGGGGGTCGTCGTGGTCACGCACGGCTTCGGGGACGCGAGCCGGTTCGGCAGCCGGGGTGCGGTGCTCGTCAACCTCTGGCACGGCAGCCCGCTGAAGCGGATGCACCTCGACAGCCCCGCCGCCCTCCAGCTGCCCGTCGTCGGCGGGTGGGGTCCTGCGCGGGAGCTGACCCGCCGGATGTACCGGCGGGGGACCTCGCGCATCAGCCTGCTGCCGGCGTCCTCCCCGGAGGTGGCGCCCCGCCTGCAGAGCGCGTTCGGCCTCGCGGACGGTCGGGTGCAGGTCCTGGGCGAGCCCCGCACCGACGTGCTCTTCGCCGGCTCGGCCGAGGACCGTCGGCTGGCCGCCCGGGCCCGGCTCGAGGCGGCGGTGGGTCCGCTCGGCGACCGCACGGTGGTCCTCTTCGCCCCGACCTGGCGCGACGGCCGCGCCGACCCCGTGGTCCCCGACCCGGACGAGCGCACCGCGCTCGCGGACTGGCTCCGGGCGCACGACGCCGTGCTCGTCGTGCGGCCCCACCCCCTCGGAGTCGGTGACTACGTCGCGGACGGGGACACCGTCCGGCTCCTCACCGCCGCGGCCGAGCCCGAGCTCATGGCCGTCCTGTGGGCCGCCGACGTCCTCGTCACCGACTACTCGTCGGCCGTCGTCGACTTCGCCGTCACCGGTGGGCCGGTGGTCTTCTTCGCCCCGGACGTCGAGGACTACGCCCGGCGGCACGGCCTCTACGAGCCCTACGAGGTGACCAGCGGCGGCCGCGTGGAGCGGTCCTGGTCGCAGGTGCTGCACCGCCTCGACGCCGTGCTGGCCCCGGGGTCGGCGCGGGACGTCGCCCGCGCGCACTCGGCCGCGCTGGTCGAGCGCCACCACGAGCACCGCGACGGCCGCTCGGCGGCGCGCGTGGTGGACCGAGTCCTCGAGCTCGAGCAGGGCGTCCGGGCTGCCGCGGGGAACGCCCACCAGGTGCTGCCGCCCACCGCACGCCGCGAGGCCGACGACGAGCTGCGGGGTCTGGTCTTCTTCGAGAGCTTCAACGGACGCAACGCCTCGTGCAACCCCGCCGCGATCGACCGCGAGCTCGCCGCCCGTGCGCCACAGGTCGAGCGCATCTGGTCGGTCGTGGACGAGACGGTCGTCGTCCCGTCGGGAGCCCGCGCGGTCGTCGTGGGCACCCCGGAGCATTCCCGTGCCAGGGACGCCGCGGACCTGCTTGTGGTCAACGACTGGATCGAGGACGCGTGGCGGCCCCGGCGCGACCAGTTCGTGCTGCAGACCTGGCACGGCACCCCGCTCAAGCGCATCGCCCTGGGCCGGCGCGACCTGTCGCCGCGCGCGATGGCCGCGGTCGTCAAGCAGTCCACCCGCTGGTCGGCGATGTTGGCACAGGGCCCGGCCGCCGCGTCGGTCCTGCGGCGTGCCTACGCCGTGGCCCGCCCGCTGTGGGTCGAGGGCTACCCCCGCAACGACGTCGTCGCCCGCAGCCGGTCGGGCACTGACCCCGTGGTGCGCGAGGAGCTGGGCATCCGCACCCCCCATGTCGTCCTCTACGCCCCGACCTGGCGCGACGGCGCCCTCGCGGCCCCGGTCCTGCTCGACGTGGCCGCCTTCGCCGCAGGACTCGGCCCGGACTGGACGGTGCTGGTCCGCGGCCACGCCCGCACCATGGCGGAGCGGGAGTCCGCGCTGGGGGAGCGGGTGCTGGACGTGACCCGCTACCCCGACGTCAGCCCCCTGCTCGCGACGGCCGACGTGCTCGTCACCGACTACTCGTCGGTGATGTTCGACTTCAGCGCCTCGGGCCGCCCGATGGTCTTCTTCGTCCCCGACCAGGAGGAGTACCGCACGCGGACCCGCGGCTTCTACTGGGACCTTGGGGCCCGGGCTCCCGGCCCGCTGGTCGAGAGCACGGAGCAGTGCGTCGAGGCCGTGCTCGGTGCCGCCGGGGCGCAGGACCGGTGGGCGCAGCGGTATGCCGCGTGGCGGGCCGAGTTCAACCCGCTCGACGACGGCGGCGCGGCGCGGCGGACCGTCGACCGGCTGGTGGCGGCGGGAGCTCTTCGCCGTCGATGA
- a CDS encoding LCP family protein, with the protein MSRTSAPSTVDDEAGVYVSGRAHRTLADADVLSSGMRRRRAFTLVLLTLLLPGSAQIVAGNRRLGRFAVRVWLSLIGLVALLGLVFLASHSFAIGLLGQGWVLGAVEWVILGFAGLWALLFVDAWRLGRPSSLVIRARRALTAVTAVMLVLTSGGLVYAATSVSAGKDALGALFSDGEAVGAVDGRYNVLLLGADTGKNRVGTRPDSIQLVSIDAETGAPVTFGFSRDTENIDFRPGSTMARLMPEGWNCGDECLLNGLYTWAQDHAALFPPGTANPGVLATREAVEALSGLSIQYYVMVDLKGFRKMVDAVGGLDITVRYRTPIGGGSSPILGWIEPGTQHMDGYHALWYARSRQGSTNYERMARQRCVLTAMSAQLDPQTVLLRFQKLASASSGLIQTDLPQSELGRFADLAMKARTHKIRSVNFVPPLIKPWDYDPSVVTRTVASTISASEKAAKSTKSDKATKTAKAVKSGTGAGSTASTSGSTAPSPQPGTSVQDPAKAAGNAAEGDLSSVCSAAP; encoded by the coding sequence ATGAGCCGTACCTCCGCCCCGTCCACCGTGGACGACGAGGCCGGCGTGTACGTCTCAGGCCGCGCACACCGCACCCTCGCCGATGCCGACGTCCTCAGCTCGGGCATGCGTCGACGTCGCGCGTTCACCCTCGTGCTGCTCACCCTCCTGCTGCCCGGCAGCGCCCAGATCGTCGCCGGGAACCGACGGCTCGGCCGTTTCGCCGTCCGCGTCTGGCTGTCGCTGATCGGGCTCGTGGCCCTGCTCGGCCTGGTGTTCCTCGCCAGCCACTCGTTCGCGATCGGCCTGCTCGGCCAGGGCTGGGTGCTGGGCGCGGTGGAGTGGGTGATCCTCGGCTTCGCCGGGCTCTGGGCCCTGCTCTTCGTCGACGCCTGGCGGCTCGGCCGCCCGAGCAGCCTCGTCATCCGGGCCCGCCGTGCGCTCACCGCCGTCACCGCCGTGATGCTCGTGCTCACCTCCGGTGGCCTCGTGTATGCCGCGACCAGCGTCAGTGCCGGCAAGGACGCCCTGGGGGCGTTGTTCTCCGACGGCGAGGCCGTCGGTGCCGTCGACGGCCGCTACAACGTCCTGCTGCTCGGCGCCGACACCGGCAAGAACCGCGTGGGCACGCGTCCCGACAGCATCCAGCTCGTCAGCATCGATGCCGAGACCGGCGCCCCGGTGACGTTCGGCTTCTCGCGCGACACCGAGAACATCGACTTCCGCCCGGGCTCGACGATGGCCCGGCTCATGCCGGAGGGCTGGAACTGCGGCGACGAGTGCCTGCTCAACGGCCTGTACACCTGGGCCCAGGACCACGCCGCGCTGTTCCCGCCCGGCACGGCCAACCCGGGCGTGCTCGCCACCCGTGAGGCCGTCGAGGCGCTGAGCGGGTTGAGCATCCAGTACTACGTCATGGTCGACCTCAAGGGCTTCCGCAAGATGGTCGACGCCGTCGGCGGCCTCGACATCACGGTGCGCTACCGCACCCCGATCGGTGGCGGCTCCTCGCCGATCCTGGGTTGGATCGAGCCGGGCACCCAGCACATGGACGGCTACCACGCCCTCTGGTACGCCCGGTCCAGGCAGGGTTCGACGAACTACGAGCGGATGGCCCGCCAGCGCTGCGTCCTCACCGCGATGTCGGCCCAGCTCGACCCGCAGACCGTGCTGCTGCGATTCCAGAAGCTCGCGTCGGCGAGCTCGGGCCTGATCCAGACCGACCTGCCGCAGTCCGAGCTCGGCCGGTTCGCCGACCTCGCGATGAAGGCGCGCACCCACAAGATCCGCAGCGTCAACTTCGTCCCGCCGCTGATCAAGCCGTGGGACTACGACCCGTCCGTCGTCACCCGCACGGTCGCCTCGACCATCTCGGCCTCGGAGAAGGCCGCCAAGTCGACGAAGAGCGACAAGGCGACCAAGACCGCGAAGGCCGTCAAGAGCGGCACGGGCGCCGGGTCCACGGCGTCGACGTCAGGATCCACCGCGCCGTCCCCGCAGCCGGGAACCTCCGTGCAGGACCCGGCCAAGGCCGCCGGCAACGCCGCGGAGGGCGACCTGTCGTCGGTCTGCTCCGCCGCACCCTGA
- a CDS encoding LCP family protein, translated as MSGRHTGPDDARPIPQRGDADPTATWEDDPDDVYVVDVRGRKQGRGRTAGSAAGAGATAAGSGQAATTRDARATDRSPRTPRRAATAPPAAPPAAPRGTQPREPREPRRRRRPVVLLVALVVLGWLAFMVLTPLHAWNSVTKVDTAPEGVRPPQSKGYNYLLVGSDSREGLTAAQRKELTTGSAAGRRTDSIILVHVPAGGGKPAMISLPRDSYVPIPGNGSNKINAAFAFGGPNLLVETVEQVTDLRIDGYVEIGFAGFASVVDSVGGVDICVKFDMNDKKAGINLKKGCQVLDGKNALGYVRARYSDPRGDIGRAERQRQFLAAIMKKALTPSTVLVPTRYWSFTHASAQGLIVGEDTSMRDASRVLLAMRAVSNDQGLSLVVPLQSLNYQTAAGSAVKWDTERAKALFTTLREDQPLETPPPGTDGKPSGG; from the coding sequence ATGAGTGGACGCCACACCGGGCCGGACGACGCACGCCCGATCCCGCAGCGCGGTGACGCCGACCCCACTGCGACGTGGGAGGACGACCCCGACGACGTGTACGTCGTCGACGTGCGCGGCCGCAAGCAGGGCCGCGGCAGGACGGCAGGCAGCGCCGCAGGCGCGGGCGCGACCGCAGCAGGGTCCGGTCAGGCGGCCACCACGCGGGACGCCCGCGCCACCGACCGGTCACCCCGGACCCCGCGGCGTGCCGCCACCGCCCCGCCTGCGGCACCGCCGGCCGCTCCCCGCGGGACGCAGCCGCGCGAACCCCGAGAGCCGCGGCGTCGCCGCCGCCCGGTGGTCCTGCTGGTGGCCCTGGTCGTCCTCGGCTGGCTGGCGTTCATGGTCCTCACGCCCCTGCACGCGTGGAACTCCGTCACCAAGGTCGACACCGCTCCGGAAGGCGTGCGGCCGCCACAGAGCAAGGGGTACAACTACCTGCTCGTCGGCTCCGACAGCCGCGAGGGCCTCACCGCCGCCCAGCGCAAGGAGCTCACCACCGGCAGCGCCGCCGGGCGGCGCACCGACTCGATCATCCTCGTCCACGTGCCCGCCGGCGGCGGCAAGCCGGCGATGATCTCGCTCCCCCGCGACAGCTACGTGCCGATCCCCGGCAACGGCAGCAACAAGATCAACGCGGCGTTCGCGTTCGGCGGGCCGAACCTGCTCGTCGAGACCGTGGAACAGGTCACCGACCTGCGGATCGACGGCTACGTCGAGATCGGGTTCGCCGGGTTCGCCTCGGTCGTCGACAGCGTCGGCGGGGTCGACATCTGCGTGAAGTTCGACATGAATGACAAGAAGGCAGGCATCAACCTCAAGAAGGGGTGCCAGGTCCTCGACGGCAAGAACGCCCTCGGCTACGTCCGCGCCCGCTACTCCGACCCGCGCGGCGACATCGGACGCGCCGAGCGCCAGCGCCAGTTCCTCGCCGCCATCATGAAGAAGGCGCTCACGCCGTCGACGGTGCTCGTCCCCACCCGCTACTGGAGCTTCACGCACGCGTCTGCACAGGGGCTCATCGTCGGCGAGGACACCTCGATGCGTGACGCGAGCCGGGTGCTCCTCGCGATGCGCGCGGTGTCCAACGACCAAGGCCTGAGCCTCGTCGTCCCGCTGCAGAGCCTGAACTACCAGACCGCCGCGGGGAGCGCCGTCAAGTGGGACACCGAGCGGGCCAAGGCCCTGTTCACCACGCTGCGCGAGGACCAGCCGCTGGAGACGCCCCCGCCCGGCACGGACGGCAAGCCCTCAGGCGGCTGA
- a CDS encoding GNAT family N-acetyltransferase → MTEYVVSRRLVLRQFTADDADLLIELDSDPAVMRFLTGGEPSMTDDEVRDQVIPNLLAAYERWDGRFGLFAGYEKASDDFIGWFCLRPEREGPLDEVELGYRLRRDAWGKGYATELSEALVDKGFSELGVHTVWGETMALNVASQQVMTKVGMSVVASVPTPEDMQGVEGAELGGYRFEVTREQWQQLAERRSR, encoded by the coding sequence ATGACCGAGTACGTCGTGAGCCGGCGGCTCGTGCTGCGACAGTTCACCGCGGACGATGCCGACCTGCTGATCGAGCTGGACAGCGACCCCGCCGTGATGCGGTTCCTCACCGGCGGCGAGCCGTCGATGACGGACGACGAGGTCCGCGACCAGGTGATCCCGAACCTGCTCGCCGCCTATGAGCGGTGGGACGGACGGTTCGGGCTGTTCGCGGGGTACGAGAAGGCGTCCGACGACTTCATCGGCTGGTTCTGCCTGCGTCCCGAGCGCGAGGGGCCGCTCGACGAGGTCGAGCTCGGCTACCGGCTGCGCCGGGACGCGTGGGGCAAGGGGTATGCGACCGAGCTGTCGGAAGCCTTGGTGGACAAGGGTTTCTCCGAGCTCGGCGTCCACACCGTCTGGGGCGAGACCATGGCGCTCAACGTCGCCTCCCAGCAGGTGATGACGAAGGTCGGCATGTCCGTCGTTGCGTCGGTCCCCACTCCCGAGGACATGCAGGGGGTCGAGGGCGCCGAGCTCGGGGGCTACCGGTTCGAGGTCACCAGGGAGCAGTGGCAACAGCTGGCGGAGCGCCGCTCCCGGTGA